GTTGGAGGGTTGCTTGGGATTGGCATCTTTGAGCTGATCCGACGCTCTTTGAGTGCTACCCAGAAGGCGAAAGAAGGGGAGCAGGCACGCCAGGTTGTGCAGAACGCCCAGCACGAGGCGGAGAACATTGTTAAAGAAGCCAAGCTGGAGGCGAAAGACCTTGTGTTGCAGTCGAAAGCCGAGATCGAGAAGGAGCAAAAGGCCAAGATGGCCGAAGTGGCCGTTGCGGAAAAACGTCTGGTGCAGCGGGACGAGGCCCTTGAGAAGCGAATCGGTCTGGTAGATAAGCGGGAGAGTGAGATTCAGAAGCGAGAACTAGAGCTGGCAAAACGGGAAGAGAAGCTGACAGCCAAAGAGGTGGCCTGCACTCGAGTGGAGAAAGAACACCGTGAAGCCTTGGAACGTGTTGCGGGAATGACATCCGACGAGGCAAAGAAACAACTCATCCAGGAGATGGAAAGCCAGGCGCGGCTCGAAGCCGTTGGGCATGCCAAGCGAACTTTAGAAGAGGCACGGGAGAATGCCGAAAGGGAAGCGCGTGAAATCATTACCTCTTCGATTCAGCGCGTGGTACGTGACTATGTTTCCGAATCCACGATTTCTGTCGTGCCGATTCCGAATGATGCGATGAAGGGGCGAATTATAGGGCGGGAAGGGCGCAACATCCGTGCAATCGAAGCCGCAACGGGGATCGATCTGATTATTGATGAAACCCCCGAGGCGGTCATTGTGTCCGGTTTTGATCCTCTGCGTCGGGAGATTGCCAAAGTCTCGCTCGAACGGTTGATGCAAGATGGACGCATCCATCCGACGCGGATTGAAGAGATCGTCGAGAAAGTGAAAGTCGATATCGATAAACTTATGTATGAAGAGGCCGAGAAAATTATCTTTGAGTTGGGACTCTCGGATTTTCACCCGGAGTTGATCAAGGTGCTTGGCAGGCTCAAGTATCGGACCAGCTACGGGCAAAACAATCTCTATCATTCACGTGAGGCCGCGTACATTTGCGGCATCATGGCTTCGGAGCTTGGTCTCGATGTGAAGTTGGCGAGACGGGGGGCGCTGCTGCATGATATCGGGAAAGCCGTCAGTCATGAAG
This Nitrospirota bacterium DNA region includes the following protein-coding sequences:
- the rny gene encoding ribonuclease Y — protein: MSSILDSIITYVVAGLVGGLLGIGIFELIRRSLSATQKAKEGEQARQVVQNAQHEAENIVKEAKLEAKDLVLQSKAEIEKEQKAKMAEVAVAEKRLVQRDEALEKRIGLVDKRESEIQKRELELAKREEKLTAKEVACTRVEKEHREALERVAGMTSDEAKKQLIQEMESQARLEAVGHAKRTLEEARENAEREAREIITSSIQRVVRDYVSESTISVVPIPNDAMKGRIIGREGRNIRAIEAATGIDLIIDETPEAVIVSGFDPLRREIAKVSLERLMQDGRIHPTRIEEIVEKVKVDIDKLMYEEAEKIIFELGLSDFHPELIKVLGRLKYRTSYGQNNLYHSREAAYICGIMASELGLDVKLARRGALLHDIGKAVSHEEEGPHAMLGAEIAKKYNESEKIVNAIAGHHEQVEPICPESVLVAAAEALSAARPGARREALETYVKRLEKLELLATTIKGVQKAYAIQAGREIRVIVRQEDISDAESFQLSRDLAKKIEQELTYPGTIRVTVIRESRYVEYAK